One region of Ciona intestinalis unplaced genomic scaffold, KH HT000658.1, whole genome shotgun sequence genomic DNA includes:
- the LOC104265940 gene encoding ras GTPase-activating-like protein IQGAP1, whose amino-acid sequence MVSSAYDRAQLWRDNEALIIKLQSFCRMYIARKAYQGRKDFIANHLPAIVCIQAHWRGYSQWKKYNDRMNYLRDNVDIIIKIQKLVRMWMARK is encoded by the exons ATGGTATCATCAGCATACGACCGTGCTCAACTGTGGAGAGATAACGAAGCTTTGATCATCAAACTTCAATCGTTTTGCCGCATGTATATCGCAAGAAAGGCTTACCAGGGGAGGAAGGATTTCATCGCAAATCAT TTACCAGCTATCGTTTGCATTCAAGCTCATTGGCGTGGATATTCGCAATGGAAGAAATATAACGATAGAATGAACTATCTTAGAGATAATGTGGATATTATAATTAAG ATTCAAAAGTTGGTACGGATGTGGATGGCTCGCAAGTAA